A part of Magnetospirillum sp. ME-1 genomic DNA contains:
- a CDS encoding HpcH/HpaI aldolase/citrate lyase family protein, producing the protein MATTARPRRSVLYMPGSNPRALEKARTLPADGLILDLEDAVAPDSKEEARKQVVDAVKAGGYGARELLVRVNSLATPWGQADVAAAAACGAHAVLIPKVESADTVRQVEAIMVSNGAPADMAIWCMMETPRGMLRAEEIAGSSPRMGGFVMGTSDLAKDLHCAHTRDRLPMITSLGLCLLAARAYGLAALDGVYLDLNDDEGFAYSCQQGLELGFDGKTLIHPKTIDAANRVFAPAEKEIEWSKKIIAAHAEAASAGKGVVVVDGKLIENLHVENARRIVALADQIAAMAAA; encoded by the coding sequence ATGGCGACCACCGCGCGGCCCCGCCGTTCCGTCCTCTACATGCCCGGTTCCAATCCGCGCGCCCTGGAAAAGGCCCGGACGCTTCCCGCCGACGGCCTGATCCTCGACCTGGAGGACGCCGTCGCCCCCGATTCCAAGGAAGAGGCCCGCAAGCAGGTTGTCGATGCGGTCAAGGCCGGCGGCTACGGCGCCCGCGAACTGCTGGTGCGCGTCAATTCGCTGGCCACCCCCTGGGGCCAGGCCGACGTGGCCGCCGCCGCCGCGTGCGGAGCCCACGCCGTGCTGATTCCCAAGGTGGAAAGCGCCGACACCGTGCGTCAGGTGGAAGCCATCATGGTCTCCAACGGGGCGCCCGCCGACATGGCCATCTGGTGCATGATGGAAACCCCGCGCGGCATGCTGCGCGCCGAGGAGATCGCCGGGTCCAGCCCCCGCATGGGCGGCTTCGTCATGGGCACCTCGGATCTGGCCAAGGACCTGCACTGCGCCCACACCCGCGACCGCCTGCCCATGATCACCTCGCTGGGCCTGTGCCTGCTGGCGGCCAGGGCCTATGGGCTGGCCGCGCTGGACGGCGTCTATCTCGACTTGAACGACGACGAGGGCTTCGCCTATTCCTGCCAGCAGGGCCTGGAACTGGGCTTCGACGGCAAGACCCTGATCCACCCCAAGACCATCGACGCCGCCAACCGGGTCTTCGCCCCGGCCGAGAAGGAAATCGAGTGGTCGAAGAAGATCATCGCCGCCCATGCCGAAGCCGCCTCCGCCGGCAAGGGCGTGGTGGTGGTCGACGGCAAGCTGATCGAGAACCTGCACGTGGAGAACGCGCGGCGCATCGTGGCGCTGGCCGACCAGATCGCCGCCATGGCGGCCGCCTGA
- a CDS encoding MaoC family dehydratase, with amino-acid sequence MTKTNAGNFFEDFRLGQVINHATPRTVTSGDVAMYTALYGSRFAVNSSAEFAKSLGLAAENMGHIAPVDDLLAFHVVFGKTVPDISLNAVANLGYAVGRFGEMVYPGDTITTTSTVIGLKENSNKQTGVVYVRSVGTNQLHEMVVEYVRWVMVRKRDQNAPVAEEKVPDLAESVAAADLVIPEGLKLSAYDTTLAGSPHLWDDYAVGEKIDHVDGMTIEEAEHMMATRLWQNTAKVHFNQYTEGQGRFGRRLIYGGHIISLARALSFNGLGNAFKIVAINGGRHTNPTFAGDTIHAWTEVLEKIEVPGRKDVGALRLRLVATKNCPCAGFPFKAENGKDFDPAVVLDFDYTVLMPRKK; translated from the coding sequence ATGACCAAGACCAACGCCGGCAATTTCTTCGAGGACTTCCGCCTCGGCCAGGTGATCAACCACGCCACGCCGCGCACCGTCACCAGCGGCGACGTGGCCATGTACACCGCGCTGTACGGCTCGCGCTTCGCCGTCAATTCCTCGGCCGAGTTCGCCAAGTCGCTGGGCCTCGCCGCCGAGAACATGGGCCACATCGCCCCCGTTGACGACCTGCTGGCCTTCCACGTGGTGTTCGGCAAGACCGTGCCCGACATCAGCCTCAACGCCGTCGCCAACCTGGGCTATGCCGTCGGCCGCTTCGGCGAGATGGTCTATCCCGGCGACACCATCACCACCACCTCGACGGTGATCGGGCTGAAGGAAAACTCCAACAAGCAGACCGGCGTGGTCTATGTCCGTTCGGTGGGCACCAACCAGCTCCACGAGATGGTGGTGGAATACGTGCGCTGGGTGATGGTCAGAAAGCGCGACCAGAACGCCCCCGTCGCCGAGGAAAAGGTGCCCGACCTGGCCGAGTCCGTCGCCGCCGCCGATCTGGTGATCCCCGAGGGGCTGAAGCTGTCCGCCTACGACACCACGCTGGCCGGCAGCCCCCATCTGTGGGACGACTACGCGGTGGGCGAGAAGATCGACCATGTGGACGGCATGACCATCGAGGAAGCCGAGCACATGATGGCCACCAGGCTGTGGCAGAATACCGCCAAGGTTCACTTCAACCAGTACACCGAAGGCCAGGGCCGCTTCGGCCGCCGCCTGATCTATGGCGGCCACATCATCAGCCTGGCCCGCGCCCTGTCCTTCAATGGCCTGGGCAACGCCTTCAAGATCGTCGCCATCAACGGCGGACGCCACACCAACCCCACCTTCGCCGGCGACACCATCCACGCCTGGACCGAGGTGCTGGAAAAGATCGAGGTTCCGGGGCGCAAGGACGTGGGCGCGCTGAGGCTCCGCCTGGTCGCCACCAAGAACTGCCCTTGCGCCGGCTTCCCCTTCAAGGCGGAAAACGGCAAGGACTTCGACCCGGCGGTGGTGCTGGACTTCGATTACACCGTGCTGATGCCCAGGAAGAAGTAG
- the pdxY gene encoding pyridoxal kinase PdxY gives MKILSFQSAVAFGHVGNSAAIFALQRLGLEACPVDTVQFSNHPGYGAWRGGAHPAQSLGDVVDGLDGAGLLDTFGAVLSGYLGLAETGRVVADAVRRLRRVHPAALYVCDPVMGDEDGGLYVADGIPRVFADVLAPLADIVTPNCFELGILTGRSIATAEDAIGAARLLMERGTKAVVATSLPAGDGMIGCLAVNGEGAWVVRTPRLRFSTPPNGGGDTLSALLLAHLLKGCDLPEALSMAVSSLYGVLEKSRAAGGRELALVAGQDEIILPTRFFPPLPVKG, from the coding sequence ATGAAGATTCTTTCTTTCCAATCGGCGGTGGCCTTCGGCCATGTGGGCAATTCCGCCGCCATCTTCGCCCTGCAGCGCCTGGGGCTGGAGGCGTGCCCGGTGGATACCGTGCAGTTCTCCAACCATCCCGGCTACGGCGCCTGGCGCGGCGGCGCCCATCCGGCCCAATCGCTCGGCGACGTGGTGGACGGCCTGGACGGCGCCGGATTGCTGGATACGTTCGGTGCGGTGCTGTCCGGCTATTTGGGGTTGGCCGAGACCGGCCGGGTGGTGGCCGACGCGGTGCGCCGCCTGCGCCGCGTCCATCCTGCCGCCCTTTATGTCTGCGATCCGGTGATGGGCGACGAGGATGGCGGCCTCTATGTGGCCGACGGCATCCCCCGGGTCTTCGCCGACGTCCTGGCTCCCCTGGCCGACATCGTCACGCCCAATTGCTTCGAACTGGGAATACTGACCGGTCGGTCAATCGCCACCGCCGAGGACGCCATCGGGGCGGCGCGCCTGCTGATGGAGCGGGGAACCAAGGCGGTGGTCGCCACCAGCCTGCCGGCGGGGGACGGCATGATCGGCTGCCTGGCGGTCAACGGCGAGGGGGCCTGGGTGGTTCGCACCCCCCGGCTGCGCTTCTCCACGCCGCCCAACGGCGGCGGCGACACCCTGTCGGCGCTGCTGCTGGCCCACCTCCTCAAGGGGTGCGACCTGCCCGAGGCCCTGTCCATGGCGGTCTCCAGCCTCTACGGGGTGCTGGAGAAGAGCCGGGCGGCGGGCGGGCGGGAACTGGCCCTGGTGGCGGGCCAGGACGAGATCATCCTTCCCACCCGCTTCTTCCCGCCCTTGCCGGTCAAGGGATAG